One part of the Neodiprion virginianus isolate iyNeoVirg1 chromosome 3, iyNeoVirg1.1, whole genome shotgun sequence genome encodes these proteins:
- the LOC124300294 gene encoding activated RNA polymerase II transcriptional coactivator p15 yields MPKSKKYVESSDDSSDSEPKSEKKVSKKSKRENSDVEASQSKKPKKEKKEEDNAWDLGNNRQVTVREFKGKLLIDIREMYYDKEGELKPGKKGISLNTAQWRKFVDAVADVDEAVKSMC; encoded by the exons ATGCCGAAGTCAAAAAAGTATGTGGAGTCAAGTGATGACAGCAGCGACTCGGAG CCaaaatcagagaaaaaagtgtcaaaaaagtcaaaaagagaaaattcaGATGTCGAGGCATCCCAAAGCAAAAAAccaaagaaagagaaaaaggaagaagacaATGCTTGGGACTTGGGAAATAACCGGCAAGTCACGGTTAGAGAATTCAAGGGAAAGCTATTGATTGACATAAGAGAAATGTATTACGATAAGGAAGGAGAATTAAAGCCTGGTAAAAAAG GAATCAGTTTAAACACAGCCCAGTGGCGAAAATTTGTGGATGCAGTTGCAGACGTTGATGAAGCTGTTAAATCGATGTGTTAA